The following are encoded together in the Thermus islandicus DSM 21543 genome:
- a CDS encoding GNAT family N-acetyltransferase has product MFVGERVRLDPVQRAHLPKIIAWMYKEEVIARAFFGDPLPRSLEEMEAWLQQLRSNPHARVLAVVYRETEEIVGEVALQPIDWRNRSTFFAIILGEESRRGEGLGTEAARLALRYAFEGLNLNRVEANVLSSNEASIRLLKRVGFTWEGKRRAAVWKSGQWEDMEIYGITAREWYESQESGFEGPKLRVNHEGVT; this is encoded by the coding sequence ATGTTCGTGGGGGAAAGAGTCCGTTTAGATCCGGTACAGCGGGCCCATCTACCAAAAATCATCGCGTGGATGTACAAGGAAGAGGTTATCGCACGCGCCTTCTTCGGTGACCCCTTACCCAGATCGCTAGAAGAGATGGAGGCCTGGCTCCAGCAATTGCGAAGCAACCCCCACGCCAGGGTCCTTGCCGTGGTCTACCGCGAAACAGAGGAGATCGTGGGCGAGGTCGCCCTTCAACCGATAGACTGGCGAAACCGCTCCACCTTCTTTGCCATAATCCTGGGCGAAGAGTCTAGGCGGGGTGAAGGTTTGGGAACCGAGGCCGCGCGCCTGGCGCTTCGGTACGCCTTTGAGGGGCTAAATTTAAACCGCGTGGAAGCCAACGTGCTCAGTTCTAATGAAGCCTCTATCCGCCTGCTAAAGCGGGTCGGGTTTACGTGGGAGGGAAAGCGGAGGGCCGCCGTTTGGAAATCCGGACAATGGGAAGACATGGAAATCTACGGGATAACGGCCAGAGAATGGTACGAAAGCCAGGAAAGTGGCTTTGAAGGGCCTAAATTAAGGGTCAACCATGAGGGAGTAACGTAG
- a CDS encoding aldo/keto reductase family protein, translating to MGAMRYRKLGKWGLKVSEISLGAWVTFGDAVKDKETVREIVKIAYEGGVNFFDNADVYAKGLAEEIMGEILREFPRHTLVLSTKAYWPMSEDPNDRGLSRKHLLESITKSLKRLKTDYVDLFFAHRYDPEVPMEEIVYAMHTLVEKGYALYWGTSEWPAARIAEAVAFAKANGLHPPVVEQPQYSMLYRERVEGEILPEAERFGMGLVVWSPLAMGMLTGRYDGGIPQESRFARYPQFAERFLTEENRRRVLKLKEVADELGLTRTQLALAWVLRLPGISSAITGATRPEQIRESLGAAGVDLPQEALARIEAILRGEA from the coding sequence ATGGGCGCGATGCGCTACCGGAAGCTCGGCAAGTGGGGCCTTAAGGTCTCCGAGATCTCCCTGGGCGCCTGGGTCACCTTTGGGGATGCGGTAAAGGACAAGGAGACGGTCCGGGAGATCGTCAAGATCGCCTATGAAGGGGGCGTGAACTTCTTTGACAACGCCGACGTCTACGCCAAGGGTCTGGCGGAGGAGATCATGGGGGAAATCCTCCGGGAGTTCCCCCGGCACACCCTGGTCCTCTCCACCAAGGCCTACTGGCCCATGTCCGAGGACCCGAACGACCGGGGCCTGAGCCGCAAGCATCTCCTGGAAAGCATCACGAAAAGCCTCAAGCGGCTCAAGACCGACTACGTGGACCTCTTCTTCGCCCACCGCTACGACCCCGAGGTCCCCATGGAGGAAATCGTCTACGCCATGCACACCCTCGTGGAAAAGGGGTACGCCCTCTACTGGGGCACCTCGGAGTGGCCCGCGGCAAGGATCGCCGAGGCCGTGGCCTTCGCCAAGGCGAACGGTCTCCACCCCCCCGTGGTGGAGCAGCCCCAGTACTCCATGCTCTACCGGGAACGGGTGGAAGGGGAGATCCTTCCCGAGGCGGAGCGCTTCGGGATGGGCCTCGTGGTCTGGAGCCCCCTGGCCATGGGCATGCTCACGGGGCGGTACGATGGGGGCATCCCCCAGGAGAGCCGCTTCGCCCGCTACCCCCAGTTCGCCGAGCGCTTCCTCACCGAGGAGAACCGGAGAAGGGTGCTCAAGCTCAAGGAGGTGGCGGACGAGCTCGGCCTCACCCGCACCCAGCTCGCCCTGGCCTGGGTCCTGAGGCTTCCCGGGATCAGTAGCGCCATCACCGGGGCCACCCGCCCCGAGCAGATCCGGGAGAGCCTGGGGGCGGCAGGGGTAGACCTGCCCCAGGAGGCCCTGGCGAGGATTGAGGCCATCCTCCGGGGCGAGGCCTAA
- a CDS encoding ABC-2 family transporter protein, whose product MEAWSRWFRAWPLLLRSRFLEAWQDPLGFWASVLARVINNSLWLLVFYLFFLRFPEVRGFRFEDLVLTWAMAFGAFGLLQALWGGVLGLARLAETGELEVHLPLPVPLLPYLLSLRLQPTGLGDLLWSLSVLALLGVNWFYALCALVGASLVALGFFLALASTSLWGLRVQNLLPVAYAGLVQFATWPPSVYKPTIKALLLSLIPAFWLGPLPARAVVEGSGLATLWGFGLGFLTLGSLAFWLGLRRYIAPGG is encoded by the coding sequence ATGGAGGCTTGGTCCCGGTGGTTTAGAGCTTGGCCCCTTTTGCTACGGAGCCGTTTTCTAGAAGCATGGCAGGACCCCCTGGGCTTCTGGGCAAGCGTTTTGGCCAGGGTGATCAACAACAGCCTCTGGCTTTTGGTCTTTTACCTCTTCTTCCTGCGCTTCCCGGAGGTCCGGGGATTCCGCTTTGAGGACCTGGTGCTCACCTGGGCGATGGCCTTTGGTGCTTTTGGGCTTCTACAGGCGCTTTGGGGCGGGGTATTGGGTCTGGCTCGTTTGGCAGAAACGGGAGAGCTGGAAGTCCACCTTCCGCTTCCCGTTCCTCTCTTGCCCTACCTCCTTTCCCTTCGCCTGCAGCCCACAGGCCTAGGCGACCTCCTTTGGTCCCTGAGCGTTCTGGCCTTACTCGGCGTGAACTGGTTCTACGCCCTATGTGCCTTGGTGGGCGCTTCTCTCGTGGCTCTGGGCTTCTTCCTCGCCCTGGCCTCCACGTCCCTTTGGGGCCTCAGGGTCCAGAACCTGCTCCCGGTGGCCTACGCTGGGCTCGTCCAGTTTGCCACCTGGCCGCCCAGTGTGTACAAACCCACCATCAAGGCGCTCCTTCTCAGCCTGATCCCGGCTTTCTGGTTGGGACCGCTACCGGCAAGGGCCGTTGTTGAAGGTTCTGGTCTCGCCACGCTTTGGGGATTTGGTCTTGGATTCCTCACCCTGGGAAGCCTAGCCTTTTGGCTAGGCCTGCGCCGCTACATCGCTCCGGGAGGATAG
- a CDS encoding ABC transporter ATP-binding protein, with amino-acid sequence MTFRRAKEEVRALRGVTFSLDPGEGLALLGGNGAGKSTLIRVLAGILLPQEGEARLWGLDPWRFRTRLAQRYGLVLGGRSRLSPLLSVEENLRLWGALYGLAGAHAKRRIQEVAEALDLTPILGVAASRLSLGQRNRAELALALLPEPELLLLDEPFVGLDTLGRKSVLNLLETLKVHRGVALIMASHELSGVEGVLERALVLRRGEVAFLGDLTALRTGLDFRHVKVLFHEPFRGNPPPWATVSEGGYVLEAKVSPEEIPGFLSGMLALGSVREVSVQEPSLEEVMEVWLRT; translated from the coding sequence GTGACCTTCCGAAGGGCAAAGGAGGAAGTGCGAGCCCTCCGGGGGGTCACATTTAGCCTTGATCCCGGGGAGGGCCTGGCCCTTCTTGGAGGCAACGGGGCCGGCAAGTCCACCCTGATCCGGGTTCTGGCCGGAATCCTCCTGCCCCAGGAAGGCGAGGCTCGGCTTTGGGGGCTGGACCCCTGGCGTTTTCGCACCCGGCTGGCCCAACGCTATGGGCTTGTTCTAGGTGGGCGGTCTCGTCTTTCCCCCCTGCTTTCCGTGGAGGAAAACCTCAGGCTTTGGGGAGCGCTCTACGGGCTTGCCGGGGCACACGCCAAGCGCAGGATCCAGGAGGTGGCAGAGGCCCTAGATCTCACCCCCATCCTCGGGGTTGCCGCTTCCCGTCTTTCCCTGGGACAACGGAACCGTGCGGAACTGGCCCTGGCCCTCCTGCCCGAACCGGAACTCCTCCTTTTGGACGAGCCCTTTGTCGGCCTAGACACACTAGGGCGTAAATCTGTTTTAAATCTCCTAGAAACCCTCAAGGTCCACCGGGGTGTCGCCCTCATCATGGCGTCCCACGAACTCTCGGGCGTAGAAGGGGTCCTGGAGCGAGCCCTGGTCTTGCGGCGGGGAGAGGTAGCTTTCTTGGGAGATCTCACTGCCCTCCGAACGGGTCTGGACTTCCGCCACGTCAAGGTGCTCTTCCACGAACCTTTCCGGGGAAATCCCCCCCCATGGGCTACCGTTTCCGAAGGAGGATATGTTCTGGAGGCCAAGGTTTCCCCAGAGGAAATCCCGGGCTTCCTGTCCGGGATGCTGGCCCTCGGGAGCGTGCGGGAAGTCTCCGTCCAGGAACCCAGCCTGGAGGAGGTGATGGAGGTTTGGCTTCGCACCTAG
- a CDS encoding thiol-disulfide oxidoreductase DCC family protein, with protein sequence MRVLIDAGCPYCRALGRALEALDLGKTLRVEPLQEAQDLPQAELLKALHVLEGGRTHRGYAALVALSRRLPLLWPLYPFLLLLVPFGLGEGLYRFLAQRRPRA encoded by the coding sequence ATGCGGGTGCTGATTGACGCCGGCTGTCCCTACTGCCGGGCCTTGGGGCGGGCCCTGGAGGCCCTGGATCTGGGGAAGACCCTCCGGGTGGAGCCTCTCCAGGAGGCCCAGGACCTCCCCCAGGCGGAACTCCTGAAAGCCCTTCACGTCTTGGAAGGGGGGAGGACCCACCGGGGCTACGCTGCCCTCGTGGCCCTAAGCCGGAGGCTCCCTCTCCTTTGGCCCCTTTACCCCTTTCTTCTTCTCCTCGTCCCCTTTGGGCTTGGCGAGGGGCTCTACCGCTTCCTGGCCCAAAGGAGGCCCCGTGCCTGA
- a CDS encoding ABC transporter permease — MALRLALPYPFVLLRFQRYLATALLQVPWVVAVGGAVIWALGLPASLSLWSLPALTLGLILNFLLELTFALLTFRSISPMALGVLLEMLRLLGGAVVLPLEFWPGSGALLLLQPLAATFYLPARVAAGGEPAWLLGTLVWILVFLGLLAYLFPRALAALSERGEV, encoded by the coding sequence TTGGCCCTACGCTTGGCCCTTCCGTACCCCTTTGTCCTCCTTCGCTTTCAGCGCTACCTGGCCACCGCCCTCCTCCAGGTCCCCTGGGTGGTCGCCGTGGGCGGTGCGGTCATTTGGGCTCTGGGACTACCCGCCTCTCTAAGCCTTTGGAGCCTTCCGGCCCTAACCTTGGGCCTCATCCTAAACTTCCTATTGGAACTCACCTTTGCCTTGCTGACCTTTCGGTCTATCTCCCCCATGGCCCTTGGAGTTCTTCTGGAGATGTTACGGCTCCTAGGGGGAGCCGTGGTGCTGCCCTTGGAGTTTTGGCCCGGGAGTGGAGCGCTCCTCCTACTCCAGCCCCTAGCCGCGACCTTCTACTTGCCGGCCCGGGTGGCCGCCGGGGGCGAACCGGCTTGGCTTCTGGGTACCCTCGTTTGGATCCTGGTCTTCCTAGGGCTTCTGGCCTACCTTTTCCCTCGAGCCCTGGCCGCTTTGTCGGAAAGGGGGGAGGTGTAA
- a CDS encoding acyl-CoA thioesterase has product MEARTLELVFPEHTNPMGAAFGGFVLSLMDKVGSYAAARQAKKPVVTVAVSGVEFKVPIRTGDLLEVVARVVRVGRTSLTVEVEVYKERFGEEDGRVLATKGVLTYVAVNEKGEPVPVEAHAGAD; this is encoded by the coding sequence ATGGAGGCGCGGACCCTGGAGCTCGTCTTTCCGGAACACACCAACCCCATGGGGGCGGCCTTCGGCGGCTTCGTCCTGAGCCTCATGGACAAGGTGGGCTCCTACGCCGCGGCCCGCCAGGCCAAGAAGCCCGTAGTCACCGTGGCGGTGTCGGGCGTGGAGTTCAAGGTACCCATCCGCACCGGGGACCTCCTGGAGGTGGTGGCCCGGGTGGTGCGGGTAGGGAGAACCTCCCTCACGGTGGAGGTGGAGGTCTACAAGGAGCGCTTTGGGGAGGAGGACGGCCGGGTGCTGGCCACCAAGGGAGTGCTCACCTACGTGGCCGTGAACGAAAAGGGCGAGCCGGTGCCGGTGGAGGCCCATGCGGGTGCTGATTGA
- a CDS encoding MFS transporter has product MPIPNPRLEAREKTSWIGEALFGFRFILERPPLLGLQLMFFGIHLLATLGSTVLPAMVLAKTGFSEAALALVRSAAGLGGVAGGLLLSLWGGPRKRVHGVFLALAFMGAVEGPSAWAVLAFLESLFIPVLNGSNQAIWQAKVPLAVQGKVFAARRMIAWCANPLAMLLAGPLADRVFGPRYGQGEGIALMPLLFGSLGVRWGLSGYLLPRVREAESLLPDAKENQAPPT; this is encoded by the coding sequence GTGCCCATCCCCAACCCGAGGCTCGAGGCCCGAGAGAAGACCTCCTGGATAGGGGAAGCCCTCTTCGGGTTCCGCTTCATCCTGGAAAGGCCTCCCCTCCTCGGCCTCCAGCTCATGTTCTTCGGGATCCACCTCCTCGCCACCCTGGGGTCCACGGTCCTCCCGGCCATGGTCCTGGCCAAGACGGGGTTTTCGGAAGCCGCCCTTGCTTTAGTGCGCTCCGCCGCGGGGCTTGGCGGGGTGGCAGGGGGGCTTCTCCTCTCCCTGTGGGGCGGACCCAGAAAACGGGTTCACGGGGTCTTCCTGGCCCTGGCCTTCATGGGGGCGGTGGAAGGGCCTTCCGCGTGGGCGGTCCTGGCCTTCCTGGAAAGCCTCTTTATCCCGGTGCTCAACGGCTCTAACCAGGCCATCTGGCAGGCCAAGGTGCCCCTTGCCGTGCAGGGCAAGGTCTTCGCCGCAAGGCGCATGATCGCCTGGTGCGCCAATCCCCTGGCCATGCTCCTCGCGGGGCCCCTGGCCGACCGGGTCTTCGGTCCCCGGTACGGGCAGGGGGAAGGCATCGCCCTCATGCCCCTCCTCTTCGGGAGCCTGGGGGTGCGTTGGGGGCTTTCCGGCTACCTCCTCCCCCGGGTGCGGGAAGCGGAAAGCCTCCTCCCCGACGCCAAGGAGAACCAGGCGCCCCCGACGTGA
- a CDS encoding thiamine ABC transporter substrate-binding protein has translation MVRALALLVFLALAWGQEVTVLTHESFSLDKGLIARFERETGLKLRFLKAGDAGETLNRAILTKGAPIADVLYGFDNTFLSRALEADILLPYRSPEVRNLKATLLLDPTFRALPVDYGWVSLNYDRAYFKDRPLPKAPLDLARPEYARLLVVENPATSSPGLAFLMATVAHFGEDGYLDFWARLRDGGVRVAKGWSEAYYTHFSLYKGDRPLVVSYTTSPAAEVYYSEGKYKEPPTGNLFPELAFFQVEFVGILKGTRNLEGAKKVVDWLLSRPVQENIPTEMWVYPARKDAKLPEVFRFAPEPLGSVRLDPKVVAQNRERWIEEWTKVVLQGQSPEAVRRARR, from the coding sequence ATGGTTAGAGCGCTGGCGCTCCTCGTCTTTTTGGCCCTGGCCTGGGGCCAGGAGGTCACGGTCCTCACCCACGAGAGCTTTTCCCTGGACAAGGGGCTCATCGCCCGGTTTGAACGGGAAACGGGCCTCAAGCTCCGCTTCCTGAAGGCGGGGGACGCGGGGGAGACCCTGAACCGGGCCATCCTCACCAAAGGGGCCCCCATCGCCGACGTGCTCTACGGCTTTGACAACACCTTCCTCTCCCGGGCCCTGGAGGCGGACATCCTCCTCCCCTACCGCAGCCCGGAGGTCCGGAACCTCAAGGCCACCCTGCTCCTGGACCCCACCTTCCGGGCCCTTCCCGTGGACTACGGCTGGGTAAGCCTGAACTACGACCGGGCCTACTTCAAGGACCGCCCCCTGCCCAAGGCGCCCCTGGACCTCGCCCGCCCGGAGTACGCGCGGCTTCTGGTGGTGGAGAACCCCGCCACCAGCTCCCCGGGCCTCGCCTTCCTCATGGCCACGGTGGCCCACTTTGGCGAGGACGGGTACCTGGACTTCTGGGCAAGGCTTCGGGACGGGGGGGTGCGGGTGGCCAAGGGCTGGAGCGAGGCCTACTACACCCACTTCAGCCTCTACAAGGGGGATAGGCCCCTGGTGGTTTCCTACACCACCTCCCCCGCGGCCGAGGTCTACTACTCCGAGGGCAAGTACAAGGAACCCCCCACGGGCAACCTCTTCCCCGAGCTCGCCTTCTTCCAAGTGGAGTTCGTGGGGATCCTGAAGGGCACCAGAAACCTCGAGGGGGCTAAGAAGGTGGTGGACTGGCTCCTCTCCCGGCCCGTGCAGGAGAACATCCCCACGGAGATGTGGGTCTACCCCGCAAGGAAGGACGCCAAGCTCCCCGAGGTCTTCCGCTTCGCCCCCGAGCCCTTGGGAAGCGTGCGCCTGGACCCCAAGGTGGTGGCCCAAAACCGGGAGCGCTGGATTGAGGAGTGGACCAAGGTGGTCCTCCAGGGCCAAAGCCCGGAGGCGGTGCGGCGGGCGAGGCGTTAG
- a CDS encoding DNA-formamidopyrimidine glycosylase, giving the protein MPELPEVETTRRRLLPLLLGQRLRGIRHQDPLRYRHTERAAGRRVEGVERRGKFLLLSLSGGLEAVVHLGMTGGFRLEKTPHTRAEFLLERGVLYFHDPRRFGRILVVEAGRYEELPLLRRLGPEPLSEAFTFPGFLQGLRQSARPLKALLLDQTLVAGVGNIYADEALFRARLNPLRPARSLGEAEAQRLFQAIREVLAEAVALGGSTLSDRTYQQPDGLPGSFQERHAVYGRAGLPCPTCGAPIARRVVAGRGTHFCPHCQA; this is encoded by the coding sequence GTGCCTGAGCTTCCCGAGGTGGAGACCACGAGGAGGAGGCTCCTCCCCCTCCTCCTGGGCCAGCGTCTCCGAGGGATCCGCCACCAGGACCCCCTTCGCTACCGCCACACGGAGCGGGCGGCCGGCAGGCGGGTGGAGGGCGTAGAACGGCGGGGCAAGTTTCTCCTCCTCTCCCTCTCCGGGGGCCTCGAGGCCGTGGTCCACCTGGGGATGACCGGGGGCTTCCGTCTGGAAAAGACCCCCCACACCCGGGCGGAGTTCCTCCTGGAAAGGGGGGTGCTCTACTTCCACGACCCCCGGCGCTTCGGGCGCATCCTGGTGGTGGAGGCAGGGCGCTACGAGGAGCTCCCCCTCCTGAGGAGGCTTGGCCCCGAGCCCCTTTCCGAGGCCTTCACCTTCCCCGGCTTCCTCCAGGGCCTGAGGCAGAGCGCCCGGCCCCTCAAGGCCCTTCTCCTGGACCAGACCCTGGTGGCCGGGGTGGGGAACATCTACGCCGACGAGGCCCTCTTCCGGGCCCGCCTGAACCCCTTACGCCCGGCCAGGAGCCTGGGGGAGGCGGAGGCCCAGAGGCTCTTCCAGGCCATCCGGGAGGTCCTCGCCGAAGCGGTGGCCCTGGGGGGGAGCACCCTTTCCGACCGCACCTACCAGCAGCCCGACGGCCTTCCCGGAAGCTTCCAGGAGCGCCACGCCGTCTACGGCCGGGCGGGCCTCCCCTGCCCCACCTGCGGCGCCCCCATCGCCAGGCGGGTGGTGGCGGGCCGGGGGACGCACTTCTGCCCCCACTGCCAGGCCTGA
- a CDS encoding 4a-hydroxytetrahydrobiopterin dehydratase, with protein MDWETLENPKRLAKTFRFKDFREALAFANRVGELAERENHHPRLTVEWGRVTVEWWTHSAGGITERDREMARLTDALLG; from the coding sequence ATGGACTGGGAGACCCTGGAAAACCCCAAGCGCCTCGCCAAAACCTTCCGCTTCAAGGACTTCCGGGAGGCCTTGGCCTTCGCCAACCGGGTGGGGGAGCTGGCGGAAAGGGAGAACCACCACCCGCGCCTCACCGTGGAGTGGGGGCGGGTCACCGTGGAGTGGTGGACCCATTCGGCGGGGGGGATCACGGAAAGGGACCGGGAGATGGCCCGCCTAACGGACGCCCTCCTGGGGTAG
- a CDS encoding FAD-binding oxidoreductase yields MEKLEALRRLFPGQVDLSESERLRHGKDEGYPEAKPVLAVVYPESVEDVQKALQWAREWGVAVIPFGAGTSLEGHLYPVREAISLDLSRMNRVLRVQPQDFLCVVEPGLTRKALNEALKGTGLFFPVDPGADATLGGMAATNASGTTTVRYGGMRHNVLALQVVLASGEVLELGRGVRKTSSGYDLKDLFIGSEGTLGVITRLTLRLHPLPEHVHTLRAFFPGVEEAAEASYRVMATGLPVARLELLDELALKALNRYLSTDFPEKPALFLEFHASTREALEAESALALELVEEVGALTVEAAKTEEERRRQWEARHQAYWALVHLFPGHRFMIIDTAVPLSRLAEMVRYAQGLLQEMGLEGSMVGHVGDGNFHTLVPILPEDYPKAEAYAERLVERALALGGTCTGEHGVGLRKKKFLPKEHGDSLEWMRKLKTLLDPEGLLNPGKVLDISPSPRYI; encoded by the coding sequence ATGGAAAAGCTCGAGGCCCTAAGGCGCCTCTTCCCCGGGCAGGTGGACCTCTCGGAAAGCGAGCGCCTGCGCCACGGGAAGGACGAGGGCTACCCAGAGGCCAAGCCCGTCTTGGCCGTGGTCTACCCGGAAAGCGTGGAAGACGTGCAGAAGGCCCTCCAATGGGCCCGGGAGTGGGGCGTGGCGGTGATCCCCTTCGGGGCGGGGACGAGCCTCGAGGGCCACCTCTACCCGGTGCGGGAGGCCATCAGCCTGGACCTAAGCCGGATGAACCGGGTCCTAAGGGTCCAGCCCCAGGATTTCCTCTGCGTGGTGGAGCCCGGCCTCACCCGCAAGGCCCTGAACGAGGCCCTGAAGGGAACAGGCCTCTTCTTCCCCGTGGACCCGGGGGCGGACGCCACCTTGGGCGGGATGGCCGCCACCAACGCCAGCGGCACCACCACGGTGCGCTACGGGGGGATGCGGCACAACGTCCTCGCCCTCCAGGTGGTCCTGGCAAGCGGCGAGGTGCTGGAGCTCGGCCGTGGCGTGCGCAAGACCTCCTCGGGCTACGACCTCAAGGACCTTTTCATCGGCAGCGAGGGCACCCTGGGGGTCATCACCCGCCTCACCCTAAGGCTCCACCCCCTCCCTGAGCACGTCCACACCCTAAGGGCCTTCTTCCCCGGAGTGGAGGAGGCGGCGGAGGCGAGCTACAGGGTCATGGCCACGGGGCTGCCCGTGGCGAGGCTGGAGCTTTTGGACGAACTCGCTCTGAAGGCGCTGAACCGCTACCTCTCCACGGACTTCCCGGAAAAGCCTGCCTTGTTCCTAGAGTTCCACGCCTCCACCCGGGAGGCCCTGGAGGCCGAAAGCGCCTTGGCCTTGGAGCTGGTAGAGGAGGTAGGGGCGCTTACGGTGGAGGCGGCCAAGACCGAGGAGGAGCGGCGCAGACAGTGGGAGGCGCGGCACCAGGCCTACTGGGCCCTCGTCCACCTCTTCCCCGGCCACCGCTTCATGATCATCGACACCGCCGTCCCCCTCTCCCGGCTAGCCGAAATGGTGCGGTACGCCCAAGGCCTTCTCCAGGAGATGGGGCTTGAGGGAAGCATGGTGGGCCATGTGGGGGACGGGAACTTCCACACCTTGGTCCCGATCCTTCCCGAGGACTACCCGAAGGCGGAGGCCTACGCCGAGAGGCTCGTGGAGAGGGCTTTGGCCCTCGGGGGCACCTGCACCGGGGAGCACGGGGTAGGCCTCCGCAAAAAGAAGTTCCTCCCCAAGGAGCACGGGGACTCCCTGGAATGGATGCGAAAGCTAAAGACTCTCCTGGACCCCGAGGGCCTCCTGAACCCCGGGAAGGTGCTTGACATATCCCCTTCTCCCCGCTATATTTAG
- a CDS encoding AbrB/MazE/SpoVT family DNA-binding domain-containing protein: protein MVKFRVSSKGQITLPKAVREALGLRPGEEVVFELREGGAFLHPRRRVPLEALLGRLKGKRGFPGEEAERRAREEAWREGA, encoded by the coding sequence ATGGTAAAGTTCAGGGTGAGCAGTAAAGGGCAAATCACCCTTCCCAAGGCGGTCCGGGAGGCCCTTGGGCTCCGCCCGGGAGAGGAAGTGGTCTTTGAGCTCCGGGAAGGAGGGGCCTTCCTCCACCCCCGGCGCCGGGTTCCCCTAGAAGCCCTGCTCGGGCGCCTGAAGGGCAAGCGGGGGTTCCCCGGCGAAGAGGCGGAGAGGCGGGCGCGGGAGGAGGCGTGGAGGGAAGGGGCTTGA
- a CDS encoding ABC transporter permease — protein MVRLAQGFLLLFLGFALFYPLFRILALGTGFAQALENPYYLGRYLFSLRYGLLSALLTLALALPLAFLFRRRFPFREVLLALSTLPFVLPTPVVALGFLALLGPRGLLGVDLYGTEALLLLAAVFYNLGLALRILLPVALRLEGPLGAARVLGATPVRALLRVGLPLLLPALGSAGLLVFLYAFSAFGVPLLLGGGRYATLEVEVYTLLAYRLAFPEASALMLLQVLTLGLAAFLYLRIPTYPLAPGGLLPSRRPWLLALGLGLLFLCLFAPLLALFLEVSPRALVQAWASQDFTPLPLALGNSLRFTLLAFLLALPLGVAYGVAARRGGAWDLLGLFPLMVSPVALGLGYLLAYPSWRGSLGLLLLAYALLAYPLLARALLPALRSLPSSLLEAARVLGAGPYRAFLRVELPLLLPALRSGSALALAAILGEFGASLVLWRPEWTTLPLAVYERLGRPGEGPYREAVALAAVLALLSALLFYLLDRGRGRVG, from the coding sequence GTGGTCCGCCTCGCCCAGGGCTTCCTCCTCCTCTTCCTGGGCTTCGCCCTCTTCTATCCCCTCTTCCGCATCCTGGCCCTGGGGACGGGGTTTGCCCAGGCCCTGGAGAACCCCTACTACCTGGGCCGCTACCTCTTTAGCCTTCGCTACGGCCTCCTCTCCGCCCTCCTCACCCTCGCCTTGGCCCTGCCCTTGGCTTTTTTGTTCCGGCGGCGCTTTCCCTTTAGGGAGGTCCTCCTGGCCCTCAGCACCCTGCCCTTTGTCCTCCCCACCCCGGTGGTGGCCCTGGGCTTTCTGGCCCTCCTCGGTCCCAGGGGGCTTCTCGGGGTGGACCTCTACGGCACGGAGGCCCTCCTCCTGCTGGCGGCGGTTTTCTACAACCTGGGCCTTGCGCTCCGCATCCTCCTCCCCGTGGCCCTCCGCCTCGAGGGGCCCCTGGGGGCGGCCAGGGTGCTGGGGGCCACGCCCGTTCGCGCCCTCCTCCGGGTGGGGCTTCCCCTCCTCCTGCCCGCCTTGGGTTCGGCGGGGCTTCTCGTCTTCCTCTACGCCTTCTCCGCCTTCGGGGTGCCCCTTCTCCTCGGGGGCGGGCGGTACGCCACCCTGGAGGTGGAGGTCTACACCCTCCTGGCCTACCGCCTTGCCTTCCCCGAGGCCAGCGCCCTCATGCTCCTCCAGGTCCTCACCCTGGGCCTGGCCGCCTTCCTCTACCTCCGGATCCCCACCTACCCCCTCGCCCCCGGGGGGCTCCTCCCCAGCCGGAGGCCCTGGCTCCTCGCCCTGGGCTTAGGCCTCCTCTTCCTCTGCCTCTTCGCTCCCCTCCTCGCCCTCTTCCTGGAGGTAAGCCCCCGGGCCCTCGTCCAGGCCTGGGCCTCCCAGGACTTCACCCCCCTCCCCCTGGCCCTGGGGAACAGCCTCCGCTTCACGCTTCTCGCCTTCCTCCTGGCCCTGCCCCTGGGGGTGGCCTACGGGGTGGCCGCGCGGCGTGGGGGGGCTTGGGACCTCCTCGGGCTTTTCCCCCTCATGGTAAGCCCGGTGGCCCTGGGCCTGGGCTACCTCCTGGCCTACCCCTCCTGGAGAGGGTCCTTGGGCCTCCTCCTTTTGGCCTACGCTCTTTTGGCCTACCCCCTCCTGGCCCGGGCCCTCCTGCCCGCCCTGCGGAGCCTCCCCTCAAGCCTCCTCGAGGCGGCGAGGGTCTTGGGGGCGGGCCCCTACCGGGCCTTCCTGAGGGTGGAGCTTCCCCTCCTCCTCCCCGCCCTCCGCTCGGGGTCCGCCCTGGCCCTGGCGGCCATCCTGGGGGAGTTTGGGGCCAGCCTCGTCCTCTGGCGGCCGGAGTGGACCACCCTCCCCCTCGCCGTCTACGAGCGCCTGGGGCGGCCCGGGGAGGGGCCTTACCGCGAGGCCGTGGCCCTGGCCGCCGTCTTGGCCCTGCTTTCTGCCCTCCTCTTCTACCTCCTGGACCGGGGACGGGGGCGGGTGGGCTGA